A window from Mycolicibacterium tokaiense encodes these proteins:
- a CDS encoding FHA domain-containing protein: MSRPVAPALTVRHDGSSRNFAAGNDVVVGRDLRADVRIAHPLISRAHLVLRFDHGRWIAIDNGSLNGMFVNNRRVASVDLHDGLALNIGNPDGPRLEFEVGRHTGAVGTPPQTAAVPVAHRPVTGTTPSNYQPPHYPASGVWQSPAPAPVSRPPQYPTGARPPVTPPPTHYPSQAHPTAHPPASGAMPTQMGPTAIPPRSVTSSTGDGNLATSMLKILRPGRTPEVPAGGIKIGRATDNEIVIPDVLASRHHATLVPSAGGAEIIDNRSINGTFVNGQRVEQATLREGDVVTIGNVDLVFTGGTLARRSETQAATRTGGLEVRGLTWTIENNKTLLNNISIDARPGTLTAVIGPSGAGKSTFAKQVAGLTHPTSGRVTFEGHDIHAEYASLRSRIGMVPQDDVVHGQLTVRQALMYAAELRLPPDTTKEDRENVVMQVLEELEMTKHLDTRVDKLSGGQRKRASVALELLTGPSLLILDEPTSGLDPALDRQVMTMLRQLADAGRVVLVVTHSLTYLDVCDQVLLLAPGGKTAFYGPPSQIGPQLGTTNWADIFSTVAGDPDEAGRRYIERTGPAPEAEASTEEPGDLGKPAKTSFRRQFSTIGRRQMRLIISDRGYFIFLALLPFIMGVLSLSVPGTVGFGVPDPLGDAPNEPGQILVLLNVGAIFMGTALTVRDLIGERAIFRREQAVGLSTTAYLLAKVCIYAVFAIVQSSIVTAIAVLGKGGPTQGSVSFLPPTAELFVVMGATTVTAAMVGLALSAMAKSAEQIMPLLVVAVMSQLVFSGGMIPVTDRLVLDQLSWITPARWGFAASASTVDLIHLVPGPLTPKDALWEHTTKAWYFDMGMLVALCIAYLGFVRWKIRLKAA; this comes from the coding sequence ATGTCTCGACCAGTCGCACCTGCACTGACCGTTCGGCACGACGGGTCTTCGCGTAATTTCGCCGCAGGCAATGATGTTGTTGTCGGCCGTGACCTGCGCGCAGACGTTCGTATCGCGCACCCGCTGATTTCGCGTGCCCATCTGGTGCTGCGCTTCGATCACGGACGCTGGATCGCGATCGACAACGGCTCGCTCAACGGCATGTTCGTCAACAATCGGCGGGTCGCCAGCGTCGACCTGCACGACGGGTTGGCGCTGAACATCGGCAACCCCGACGGCCCCCGGCTGGAGTTCGAGGTCGGCCGGCACACCGGCGCGGTGGGCACTCCCCCGCAGACCGCGGCGGTGCCCGTCGCGCACCGGCCTGTCACCGGGACCACCCCGTCGAACTATCAGCCCCCGCACTACCCGGCCAGCGGCGTGTGGCAGTCCCCGGCGCCGGCGCCGGTCTCGCGTCCTCCGCAGTACCCGACCGGAGCGCGCCCACCCGTGACGCCGCCTCCGACGCACTACCCCAGCCAGGCGCACCCGACCGCGCATCCGCCCGCCTCGGGCGCGATGCCCACCCAGATGGGGCCCACGGCCATCCCGCCGCGCTCGGTCACCAGCAGCACCGGCGACGGCAACCTCGCAACCAGCATGCTCAAGATCCTGCGCCCGGGTCGCACTCCCGAGGTGCCGGCGGGCGGCATCAAGATCGGTCGCGCCACCGACAACGAGATCGTCATCCCCGACGTCCTGGCGTCGCGGCATCACGCGACGCTGGTGCCCTCCGCCGGTGGCGCCGAAATCATCGACAACCGCAGCATCAACGGCACGTTCGTCAACGGCCAGCGGGTCGAGCAGGCCACGCTGCGTGAGGGCGACGTCGTCACCATCGGCAACGTCGACCTGGTGTTCACCGGCGGCACGCTGGCGCGGCGGTCGGAAACCCAGGCTGCCACCCGCACCGGCGGCCTCGAGGTCCGCGGGCTCACCTGGACCATCGAGAACAACAAGACGCTGCTCAACAACATCTCCATCGACGCGCGGCCCGGCACGCTCACCGCGGTGATCGGCCCGTCCGGTGCCGGCAAGTCGACCTTCGCCAAGCAGGTCGCCGGATTGACCCACCCGACCAGCGGCCGGGTCACTTTCGAGGGCCACGACATCCACGCCGAGTACGCCTCGCTGCGTTCCCGGATCGGCATGGTGCCGCAGGACGACGTGGTGCACGGCCAGCTGACCGTGCGCCAGGCCCTGATGTACGCCGCCGAGCTGCGGCTGCCGCCGGACACCACGAAGGAAGACCGCGAGAACGTCGTCATGCAGGTCCTCGAGGAACTCGAGATGACCAAGCACCTCGACACCCGCGTCGACAAGCTCTCCGGCGGTCAGCGCAAACGCGCATCGGTGGCCCTCGAGCTGCTGACCGGACCGTCGCTGCTGATTCTCGACGAACCCACCTCCGGTCTGGACCCGGCGCTGGATCGCCAGGTCATGACGATGTTGCGCCAGCTGGCCGACGCCGGACGCGTGGTGCTGGTGGTCACGCACTCGCTGACCTACCTCGACGTCTGCGATCAGGTGCTGCTGCTGGCCCCCGGCGGCAAGACCGCGTTCTACGGACCGCCCAGCCAGATCGGTCCGCAGTTGGGCACCACCAACTGGGCTGACATCTTCTCCACCGTCGCCGGCGACCCCGACGAGGCGGGCAGACGCTATATCGAGCGCACCGGGCCCGCCCCGGAGGCGGAGGCCTCCACCGAGGAACCCGGGGATCTGGGCAAGCCCGCCAAGACCAGCTTCCGGCGGCAGTTCTCGACCATCGGTCGCCGGCAGATGCGCCTGATCATCTCCGACCGCGGCTACTTCATATTCCTGGCACTGCTGCCGTTCATCATGGGTGTGCTGTCGCTGTCGGTGCCCGGCACCGTCGGCTTCGGCGTGCCCGACCCATTGGGTGACGCCCCGAACGAGCCGGGCCAGATCCTGGTGCTGCTGAACGTCGGCGCGATCTTCATGGGCACCGCGCTGACGGTGCGTGACCTGATCGGCGAGCGCGCCATCTTCCGCCGCGAACAGGCCGTCGGGCTGTCCACCACCGCCTACCTGCTGGCGAAGGTGTGCATCTATGCGGTGTTCGCGATCGTGCAGTCCTCGATCGTCACGGCCATCGCGGTGCTGGGCAAGGGCGGCCCGACGCAGGGTTCGGTCTCGTTCCTGCCGCCCACCGCGGAGTTGTTCGTGGTGATGGGTGCGACGACGGTGACCGCCGCGATGGTGGGTCTGGCGCTGTCGGCGATGGCCAAGTCGGCCGAGCAGATCATGCCGCTGCTGGTGGTGGCGGTGATGAGCCAGTTGGTGTTCTCCGGCGGCATGATCCCGGTGACCGACCGCCTGGTGCTCGATCAGCTGTCCTGGATCACCCCGGCCCGCTGGGGATTCGCCGCCTCGGCGTCGACGGTCGACCTGATCCACCTGGTGCCCGGGCCGCTGACGCCCAAGGACGCGCTGTGGGAGCACACCACCAAGGCGTGGTACTTCGACATGGGCATGCTGGTTGCGCTGTGCATCGCCTATCTCGGCTTCGTGCGGTGGAAGATCCGGCTCAAGGCTGCTTGA
- a CDS encoding NADH:flavin oxidoreductase: protein MNTSPDVFSPAKLGPLTLRNRIIKAATFEAATPDALVTDDLINYHRKPAAGGIGMTTVAYCAVAPGGRTDGWQLWMRPEAVPGLRRLTEAIHAEGAAISAQIGHAGPVANAKTNKAQALAPVRFFNPMSMRFAKKATKDDIRAVMDAHANAARLAIDSGFDAVEIHLGHNYLASSFLSPLLNRRDDEFGGSLENRAKVARGTVLAVRRAVGDQIAVTAKLNMADGVRGGISTEESLQTARWLQDDGGLDALELTAGSSLVNPMYLFRGDAPVKEFAGAFKPPMRWGVKMMGTKFLREYPYREAYLLREARLFRAELTMPLILLGGITNRETMDKAMAEGFDFVAMGRAVLAEPDLINRIRADSSVRSKCTHCNLCMPTIYSHTHCVLTGAPDR, encoded by the coding sequence GTGAACACCAGCCCAGATGTGTTCAGTCCCGCGAAGCTCGGGCCGCTGACGCTGCGCAATCGCATCATCAAAGCCGCGACCTTCGAGGCGGCCACCCCTGATGCGCTGGTGACCGACGACCTGATCAATTACCACCGCAAGCCCGCGGCGGGTGGCATCGGCATGACCACGGTGGCCTATTGCGCCGTCGCCCCCGGTGGACGCACCGACGGCTGGCAACTCTGGATGCGCCCGGAAGCGGTCCCGGGGCTGCGCCGGCTCACCGAGGCCATCCATGCCGAAGGCGCGGCCATCAGCGCGCAGATCGGCCACGCTGGACCGGTCGCCAACGCCAAGACCAACAAGGCCCAGGCCCTGGCACCGGTGCGGTTCTTCAACCCGATGTCGATGCGGTTCGCCAAGAAGGCCACCAAGGACGACATCCGCGCTGTCATGGACGCGCACGCGAACGCCGCCCGGCTGGCCATCGACTCCGGCTTCGACGCCGTCGAGATCCACCTCGGGCACAACTATCTGGCCAGCTCGTTTCTCTCTCCCCTGCTCAACCGGCGTGACGACGAGTTCGGCGGCTCGCTGGAGAACCGGGCGAAAGTTGCGCGCGGCACCGTGCTGGCAGTCCGGCGCGCGGTCGGAGACCAGATCGCCGTGACCGCCAAACTCAACATGGCCGACGGCGTGCGCGGCGGCATCTCGACCGAGGAGTCACTGCAGACCGCCCGCTGGCTGCAGGACGACGGCGGCCTCGACGCCCTGGAGTTGACCGCGGGCAGCTCGCTGGTGAACCCGATGTATCTGTTCCGCGGCGACGCCCCGGTCAAGGAGTTCGCCGGTGCGTTCAAGCCGCCGATGCGGTGGGGCGTGAAGATGATGGGCACGAAGTTCCTGCGCGAGTACCCCTACCGCGAGGCGTACCTGCTGCGGGAGGCGCGGCTGTTCCGCGCCGAGCTCACCATGCCGTTGATCCTCCTCGGTGGCATCACCAACCGCGAGACCATGGACAAGGCGATGGCCGAGGGATTCGACTTCGTCGCGATGGGCCGCGCGGTGCTCGCCGAGCCCGACCTGATCAACCGGATCCGCGCCGACAGCTCGGTGCGGTCGAAGTGCACACACTGCAACCTGTGCATGCCGACCATCTACAGCCACACCCACTGCGTGCTGACCGGCGCGCCGGACCGTTGA
- a CDS encoding bifunctional methylenetetrahydrofolate dehydrogenase/methenyltetrahydrofolate cyclohydrolase: MGAQVLDGKATRDEIFVDLKERVAALTAQGRTPGLGTILVGDDPGSQAYVRGKHADCAKVGINSIRRDLPADISQATLDETIDELNANPECTGYIVQLPLPKHLDENAALERVDPGKDADGLHPTNLGRLVLNEPAPLPCTPRGIVHLLRRYEVEIAGANVVVIGRGVTVGRPLGLLLTRRSENATVTLCHTATRHLPQLAREADIIIAAVGVPHMVIPEMVKPGVAVVDVGVSRVDGKLTGDVHPDVWDVAGFVSPNPGGVGPLTRAFLLTNVVERAEKSL, encoded by the coding sequence GTGGGAGCACAGGTGCTGGACGGCAAGGCCACGCGCGACGAGATCTTTGTCGACCTCAAGGAACGGGTGGCGGCGCTGACCGCTCAGGGGCGCACCCCTGGTCTGGGGACCATTCTGGTGGGTGACGATCCGGGGTCGCAGGCCTACGTGCGGGGCAAGCACGCCGACTGCGCCAAGGTGGGCATCAACTCGATCCGCCGGGACCTGCCCGCAGACATCAGTCAGGCGACGCTCGACGAGACCATCGATGAGCTGAACGCCAACCCGGAGTGCACCGGGTACATCGTGCAGCTGCCCCTGCCCAAGCATCTGGACGAGAACGCCGCGCTGGAGCGCGTCGACCCGGGTAAGGACGCCGACGGTCTGCACCCCACCAACCTCGGTCGCCTGGTGCTCAACGAGCCTGCGCCGCTGCCGTGTACCCCGCGCGGCATCGTGCACCTGCTGCGCCGTTACGAGGTGGAGATCGCAGGGGCGAACGTGGTGGTGATCGGCCGTGGCGTGACGGTCGGGCGGCCACTCGGGCTCCTGCTGACCCGTCGGTCGGAGAACGCCACGGTCACGTTGTGCCACACCGCAACCCGCCATCTCCCGCAGCTGGCACGCGAGGCGGACATCATCATCGCCGCGGTCGGGGTGCCGCACATGGTGATCCCCGAGATGGTCAAGCCCGGCGTCGCGGTGGTCGACGTGGGGGTGAGTCGGGTGGACGGCAAGCTCACCGGCGACGTGCACCCCGATGTGTGGGACGTGGCCGGGTTCGTCTCCCCGAATCCCGGCGGCGTGGGCCCGCTGACGCGGGCGTTCCTGCTGACGAATGTTGTTGAGAGGGCCGAGAAGTCGCTGTGA
- a CDS encoding DUF3017 domain-containing protein: protein MRARLQSQWPIVVVGLIFVAAFVLVAAGYWRRGALLIGIAVGVAAALRLVLPDDRAGLLAVRTKTIDLITTGSVSAAVVYIAWTIDRLGTS from the coding sequence CTGCGGGCGCGGCTGCAGAGTCAGTGGCCGATCGTGGTGGTCGGGCTGATCTTCGTGGCCGCGTTCGTCCTGGTGGCGGCCGGCTACTGGCGCCGCGGGGCGTTGCTGATCGGGATCGCCGTGGGGGTGGCGGCGGCGCTGCGTCTGGTGCTTCCCGACGATCGCGCCGGGCTGCTGGCGGTGCGGACCAAGACCATCGACCTCATCACCACGGGTTCGGTGAGCGCCGCGGTGGTGTACATCGCCTGGACCATCGACCGGCTGGGCACCAGCTGA
- a CDS encoding ABC transporter substrate-binding protein encodes MRKLSARLALGFATVATVLAACSPPPPTPELARPADTIERDTALVINGEQIADPDLWAAAQEEGHITLYSGYTADSEATVLEQFEADTGLDVKLVRLTPNRLYERIVAEHGAGKLNADVVRISDAGFVSGLSRRGVFQPYTPPTATNLRDDVVFDNGNYYRTFDPIYTFGYNTALVDPEDAPKSWQDLLGPQWAGKLGIAQAGAGGSALALTRFQRDVLGDDYLRAYAAQARVFDSLGAELDSLARGEIDAGTVVVSSVNIAVNENAPVNFVVPDEGVTAYDYYTGVASTATNLAAAKVFLNWNLSQRGQNVLRDIGEYSVRQDVPAPVVRGVQLPDFDDPRVHRITPAESIEWAEQDQRSWNAMFGYNE; translated from the coding sequence ATGAGGAAGTTGTCCGCCCGCCTGGCCCTCGGGTTCGCCACGGTCGCAACGGTTCTGGCCGCCTGTTCGCCGCCGCCCCCGACGCCGGAGCTGGCCCGGCCCGCCGACACCATCGAACGCGACACCGCGCTGGTGATCAACGGTGAGCAGATCGCCGATCCCGACCTCTGGGCGGCGGCCCAAGAGGAAGGCCACATCACTCTCTACAGCGGCTACACCGCCGACAGCGAGGCCACCGTACTGGAGCAGTTCGAAGCCGACACCGGGCTCGACGTCAAGCTGGTCCGCCTGACCCCCAACCGGCTCTACGAGCGCATCGTCGCCGAACACGGTGCGGGCAAGCTCAACGCCGACGTGGTGCGCATCTCCGATGCCGGCTTCGTCTCGGGGCTGAGCCGACGCGGGGTCTTCCAGCCCTACACCCCGCCCACCGCGACCAACCTGCGCGACGACGTGGTGTTCGACAACGGCAACTACTACCGGACTTTTGACCCGATCTACACGTTCGGCTACAACACCGCACTGGTGGATCCCGAGGACGCACCGAAGAGCTGGCAGGACCTGCTGGGACCCCAGTGGGCCGGCAAGCTGGGCATCGCGCAGGCCGGCGCCGGCGGCAGCGCGCTGGCGCTGACCCGCTTCCAGCGGGATGTGCTGGGCGACGACTATCTGCGCGCCTACGCCGCTCAGGCCCGGGTGTTCGACTCCCTCGGAGCCGAACTGGACAGCCTGGCCCGGGGTGAGATCGACGCCGGCACCGTGGTGGTCAGCAGCGTCAACATCGCGGTGAACGAGAACGCCCCGGTGAACTTCGTCGTTCCCGACGAGGGCGTCACCGCCTACGACTACTACACCGGAGTCGCCTCGACGGCCACCAACCTGGCCGCCGCCAAGGTGTTCCTGAACTGGAACCTCTCACAGCGTGGCCAGAACGTGCTCCGCGACATCGGCGAATACTCTGTGCGACAAGATGTTCCGGCACCGGTGGTGCGGGGGGTCCAGCTGCCCGACTTCGACGACCCGCGGGTGCACCGCATCACCCCGGCCGAGTCGATCGAATGGGCCGAGCAGGATCAACGGTCCTGGAATGCGATGTTCGGCTACAACGAGTAA
- a CDS encoding ABC transporter permease, which yields MSAPTVTPPVPQTSTAPAGEPPRRRRLRLRGTMPVLIQLAVLTVIVLCPMFFILAGAFSENTERDNLFDFGSFTFDNFAVLGSGTAQTALLNSAAVGIGSSAVALIIGCLLAFLAARTDIPGRKLIYGIAIMPLFLPALVGALAWALLAGPATGYLNLAFGAMGMPHLIDIYSFTGMIFVLGLYYAPYPFLMVHSALSLMNPDLEDAASLHGAPVRRMLREVTFPLVMPAVLGSAILVFALTVENFPVAQVIGVPGGVDTLPTLIYRLMNASPARSNDAAALAVVLTVLLVVVVAFQQRAMGGKEYTTVSGKGVRARQVSLRGWRTPAAVFAWAYFVLAVLLPVLALIVAAMQTSPYVANLGQLGSPGALSLWNMGQTLQSSDFHQVVINSVVVGVATAGIGTALCFALAYTRYRTKAPGRKLLEYVAMLPLAVPAIVLGLGLLWTWLALPIPVYGTLAVLVIAFVAVFLPQGYRGVSASIVQLDKDLEDSAVMLGARRHRAITFVTAPLLRVGLSSTFLLLMMLAMRELTAALFLFTSDTRLLSIAIFDAYDNGSFQSAAELSLLYCAVIGVLAVLARRFGSKEIS from the coding sequence ATGAGCGCTCCCACCGTAACACCACCGGTACCGCAGACGTCGACCGCGCCGGCCGGTGAACCGCCGCGCCGCCGCCGGCTCCGACTACGCGGCACCATGCCCGTCCTGATCCAGCTGGCGGTGCTGACCGTCATCGTCTTGTGCCCGATGTTCTTCATCCTCGCCGGAGCGTTCAGCGAGAACACCGAGCGCGACAACCTGTTCGACTTCGGCAGTTTCACCTTCGACAACTTCGCGGTGCTGGGTTCGGGTACGGCGCAGACCGCGCTGCTGAACTCCGCCGCCGTCGGCATCGGCTCATCGGCGGTGGCGCTGATCATCGGCTGCCTGCTGGCGTTCCTGGCCGCCCGTACCGACATCCCGGGCCGCAAACTGATCTACGGCATCGCCATCATGCCGCTGTTCCTGCCCGCATTGGTGGGCGCTCTGGCCTGGGCGCTGCTGGCCGGCCCGGCCACCGGGTACCTGAACCTGGCGTTCGGAGCGATGGGAATGCCCCATCTGATCGACATCTACAGCTTCACCGGGATGATCTTTGTGCTCGGATTATATTACGCCCCATATCCTTTCCTCATGGTGCACTCCGCACTGTCGCTGATGAACCCCGACCTGGAGGATGCGGCCAGCCTGCACGGTGCCCCGGTGCGCCGGATGCTGCGGGAGGTCACCTTCCCGCTGGTGATGCCCGCAGTGCTGGGTTCGGCGATCCTGGTGTTCGCGCTGACCGTTGAGAACTTCCCCGTCGCCCAGGTGATCGGCGTCCCCGGCGGGGTGGACACCCTGCCCACCCTGATCTACCGACTGATGAACGCCTCACCGGCCCGCTCCAACGACGCCGCCGCACTCGCCGTGGTGCTCACCGTCCTGCTGGTGGTCGTGGTGGCCTTCCAACAACGGGCCATGGGCGGCAAGGAATACACCACCGTCAGCGGTAAAGGTGTACGGGCCCGCCAGGTTTCACTGCGCGGCTGGCGCACCCCGGCCGCCGTCTTCGCCTGGGCGTACTTCGTACTGGCCGTGCTGCTGCCCGTACTCGCCCTCATCGTCGCCGCCATGCAGACCAGCCCCTACGTCGCCAACCTGGGTCAGCTCGGCTCACCCGGCGCACTGTCGCTGTGGAACATGGGACAGACCTTGCAGAGCAGCGACTTCCACCAGGTCGTGATCAACAGCGTGGTGGTCGGTGTGGCCACCGCCGGCATCGGCACCGCCTTGTGCTTCGCTCTGGCCTACACCCGCTACCGCACCAAGGCGCCGGGCCGCAAACTTCTCGAGTACGTCGCCATGCTGCCGCTGGCGGTACCGGCCATCGTCTTGGGCCTGGGCCTGCTGTGGACGTGGCTGGCGCTGCCGATCCCGGTCTACGGCACGCTGGCGGTGCTGGTCATCGCCTTCGTGGCGGTGTTCCTGCCGCAGGGCTACCGCGGGGTGTCGGCCTCGATCGTCCAGTTGGACAAGGACCTCGAGGACAGTGCGGTGATGCTCGGCGCCCGCAGGCACCGCGCCATCACCTTCGTCACCGCACCGCTGCTGCGGGTGGGTCTGTCGTCGACCTTCCTGCTGCTGATGATGCTCGCGATGCGTGAGCTGACCGCCGCGCTGTTCCTGTTCACCTCCGACACCCGGCTGCTGTCGATCGCCATCTTCGACGCCTACGACAACGGGTCGTTCCAATCCGCGGCCGAACTCAGCCTGTTGTACTGCGCCGTCATCGGCGTGCTGGCCGTGCTCGCCCGCCGCTTCGGCTCCAAGGAGATCTCATGA
- a CDS encoding ABC transporter ATP-binding protein — MKVTIDNLTLSYDGNTVVRDLDLDIADGESLVLLGQSGCGKTSTMRCVAGLETPSIGTITIGDRVVHDSTTGKSVPPHKRNVGMVFQSYAVWPHRTVAQNVGFALKMQKVGKSETQQRVSEALDLVGLGHLADRGASQLSGGQMQRVALARSLVMRPSVLMLDEPLSNLDARLRERLRMELRELQLRLGLTTVYVTHDQVEAFALADRIALMQKGRIVQIGSPEQIYKNPSCASIAQFLGIGNIFAASAASSGQSYLLNDHPAITVATDESPAADGPLVVCLRPEDLLVTGITEPAPQGQHWTGRVEVASYQGASIRYRVTLDNGPEIEAVATGNGSPVLGIGESAIVTARPGAAQLLIDDRTDVAVVTA, encoded by the coding sequence ATGAAAGTCACCATCGACAACCTGACGCTCTCCTATGACGGCAACACCGTGGTCCGCGATCTCGACCTCGACATCGCCGACGGCGAATCCCTGGTGCTGCTGGGGCAATCCGGCTGCGGCAAGACCAGCACCATGCGCTGCGTCGCCGGGCTGGAGACACCCAGCATCGGCACCATCACCATCGGCGACCGGGTGGTCCACGACAGCACCACCGGCAAGTCGGTGCCACCCCACAAACGCAACGTCGGCATGGTGTTCCAGTCCTACGCCGTGTGGCCGCACCGCACTGTCGCCCAGAACGTCGGCTTCGCCCTCAAGATGCAGAAGGTGGGCAAGTCCGAGACCCAGCAGCGGGTCTCGGAAGCTCTGGACCTGGTGGGCCTCGGCCACCTGGCCGACCGCGGCGCCAGCCAGCTCTCCGGCGGGCAGATGCAGCGCGTCGCGCTGGCCCGCAGCCTGGTCATGCGGCCCAGCGTCCTGATGCTCGACGAGCCCCTGTCCAACCTGGACGCGCGACTGCGCGAGCGTCTGCGCATGGAATTGCGCGAACTTCAGCTGCGGTTGGGCCTGACCACCGTCTACGTCACCCACGACCAGGTGGAGGCCTTCGCCCTGGCCGACCGGATCGCCCTGATGCAGAAGGGCCGGATCGTCCAGATCGGTTCGCCCGAACAGATCTACAAGAACCCCTCGTGCGCCTCGATCGCTCAGTTTCTCGGCATCGGCAACATCTTCGCCGCCTCGGCCGCCTCGTCGGGGCAGAGCTATCTGCTCAACGACCACCCCGCCATCACGGTGGCCACCGACGAATCCCCCGCTGCCGACGGGCCACTGGTGGTCTGCCTGCGGCCCGAAGATCTGCTGGTCACCGGTATCACCGAACCCGCACCGCAGGGCCAACACTGGACCGGTCGCGTCGAGGTGGCCAGCTACCAAGGGGCCTCGATCCGCTACCGCGTGACCCTGGACAACGGCCCCGAGATCGAGGCCGTTGCCACCGGCAACGGCAGCCCGGTGCTGGGGATCGGTGAATCGGCCATCGTGACCGCCCGCCCCGGCGCGGCCCAACTGCTGATCGACGACCGCACCGACGTCGCGGTGGTGACGGCATGA